In Citrus sinensis cultivar Valencia sweet orange chromosome 3, DVS_A1.0, whole genome shotgun sequence, the sequence aatttgggtgtattggggatTGGGTTTTGAGAGTTTTTCcccacttttgtaaattctcatttgctagtaaaattatcttataaTCTTTACCCGTGGATGTAAGCTTCGCACCAAACTACATAAATTattgtatctttttttttttttgtatttatttgtcacatttatatttctctaGAAGACGTAGTTATCATAATATTGGTAATTGCTCAACCCGCGCTTCCATAATAATTAGTATAAGAGTTGTACAGTATCGAATGTGACGCTATCATTCCCATGAAGAAAAGTGGTGGTGAAATTATCATATTCATTAAGAAGGGAATTCAATAGCAACAATGccttatcttcatcttcaaattcCTCATCCAAATTTAGCAAATCTACCAATATCTTGTTGAATGAGTTTACATGGTCGTTCATCGACATGTCAGGTGCATATGTGAATCgatagagttttttttttcatataaaacttatttttaaggCTTTTCTTCATGTACTTTTCTTCTATCGTCTTCCATAATTTCTTTACTGATGTCTCCTTCATGACAAAGTATTTCTGATCTTTAGccagattgaaaaaaaaaaaaaaaaaaaactctatcGATTAGTGAAGGCTCAATGAATGACCATGTAAACTCATTCAACAAGATATTGGCGGATTTACTAAATTTGGATGAGAAATttgaagatgaaaataaaacagtGTTACTGTTGAAAATTCTCTTCTTGATGAGTATGATCATCTCACTATCACTTTGCATTATGGGAAGGACAGTGTCATATTCGATACTGTATGCAGTGCGTTGTATAGCtttgataccaattgttgtgGAAGTACGGGTTGAgcaattactaatattatGATAGCTACATCTTCTAGAGACATATAAATGTgacaaataaatgcaaaaaaaaaagacataataatttatgtagTTTGGTGCgaagcctacgtccacgggcaaAGACtataagataattttactaagaaatgagaatttacaaaagtagaaaaaaaCTCTCAAAACTCAATCCCCAATACACCTAAATTCCCTTAACACCTAAGGaaatgctcttttaaaactcacttggAATGATCTTAGATCTCACAAATTTggataataaaacaaatgaataacTGAccttctatttatagaaaaaaaattggttacaCTATTGCACCAACCCCAACGATTTTGTCAACAAAATTAGGCACTTAACCTTAGTAATTTGTCTTCAAATTTGCctctttaaatttgaatgcatgcatgtatttttctttttaatttgaatccATGTATTGATTTTTCCAACAGGTTCAGCTTCATTAATGTTATAACCACTTGTCCAGGTTACAGTCATCTGTGGgaagattaaaaagaaaatgtttacaatGAATTGCTGTCATCTAAATTTACTtgatcaaaaaaataaattaaacatgaaCTCAACTACATTCATTTTATGTAATAACATAAGGGAATTTCCCACATCCCTTTCGGGTGCCGACTGCCGAAGACGCCTACGACAAATAATCCCTTTTAGAATCCCCTGTTCCCCTTCAGTCCATGCTTTCCCTTGAGAAACACAGGGATAAACGGGTGCGTTCGGATTTGCAAATCTAATGGCATTTGAAACTGCCACCAGTCTTGGCTGTCACAGTGGAAAAATCATGATTAGTCTAAACTTGGAAGTTTCAAAAGCTATTTGTATAACAATGTATAactttacaataattttatcaggAAAACATAAATACCGTCCAATGGCCACACATAGTATTTAGAAATACGCACAGGAGAAGAGACTTACTGCTGACAGGCCACCtgaaaataatgcaaatgagaAATCTGCCAGCTGATTGATCAGCAGAAATTGCAAAGCCGCTTAGCCTGGTTTTATGTATTCAGCATTGGATTCGTTGGCAAATTTGTACTGCAAAAAGAAACGTACGTTTATATTTTGCAGTGGTCGTTGTAGATAATCTCAAACCATCCTATATTTCATCAAATTAAATCGCATGCATACCTCAATTGGAGCTGTGCATTTATATGGAAACTGTAGGCGGAATTGATCATCAGGTGCACAGTTCGATGAGCTGTAACAACAGAATGACCAAATGTTTATGaccagaaaataaaataaaataaaataaaatgcaaggATAAGCAAATTAACTTCGTTTCTGCCAACTGCCAAGAGAATGTTAGCTCTGCATGAAAAGGGAGGCGGCAAGTAGAATCTACTTGAGGTTTTCAAGAAAGAAAACAGCAACCTAATCATCTACAGAAGGGTTAGGGGATTCAAGTTGGACCATTACCCATTGAGAATCCTCCCCCTGCACGTTAGCCGCCAAATCAAAAATCACAtatctaaatatttattttcttttccaggACTCACAAAATAACTTAGAACACAAGAATGTAACATACATTACCTTGGTGCCAAGATCAAGAGAGTAGACTTTGACAGAAGAGTTTTCATCAAGAGCATAAATTGCCCTGTGAATGGCAATCTTCGACAGCGGCTGCTCCCCAACATTGACATTTCCACTATGACTATGTGCTACGAGTGGACCCAAGTTTATAGTTTGCAGTAGACACAAAATTATCGAGAGATACAGCAACCTTGAACTCTCCATTATCTGTTAAAACTCCACAAACGAATTAGCACTATTCGCAGTGATGAAACCGACTAGTGGGCGTTCAGTTTGGATTCATCCGAACCTGAATTTTATTCAGTAAATGACTAAGGCAGtatctatttttttctctgaAATCAATTAAGTCTGAAGTCTGAATGGTCTGAATATAAATGTTTAActgatatgtttattttttatttgttaatatcttaatataagtggtatttgttttttttcgtAAATGAAAAGCATTTCAGACATAGTTATTTAACATTCCTTATAAATCAAAACGAATGAAGGGATTAGATTTTATAGGTATAGGAAATAAGTATATTCAATGGAGATATCTTTGGGATAGaatatttacttttcatttagataaaaatcacaatttttttatttatttagatgtaaatatctaaaaatcaGGCATAAAttaacctaaaaaaaatttaaaaaatgactgaatttaataaaatttcagattttagaTATCTAACAAACAAGCCCTAAATTATTTGTTGCTGAAAATGTTCAAAAGTCACAATTTCTTTGGTCAAGTAGGAGGCTTAGGATCAACAAGCCCACcagtttttaaattacagtttATTGATAAGAGCTAACCTTGACATTGTAGTGTAGTGCATATTCTTTTAGTtttcccacaaaaaaaaaaagaacattttGGATAGGTAAATATAAGAATGTAGTTGGTCGGGGTTATGGAAGTGGTATCAAAAGTCAGTACAAGTAGATCTAAAACAGTTTCAGCattcctttgtttttttttttgagactGTTTTGACAACTTATCCTTTCTTGCAGGTGACAACGACTTTGAGGATGTCAATATTGTCAGGCCAAATAATTTCTGCCAGTCTCGAGATGCAGATGCAGGCAATTGGTGAACCAAAAACCATGGATGGAAAAACCTCAGCTACAAGGAATACAGCTGTCATTACCTTTTTGACTGAGTCCTGATTTGAGTCTTCTATTAAAGTGACTCCTATACAATCAAAGCCCAAGAGTTTAAGCATCTAAGCGAACTTAGTGTTGTCGTTTAAAAGCATAATTGTTGATCTCTTGATCCTTCTGAGTTTTTTTAATCCTACAACCGAAGAAAGCTATAAACATCAATCAGATCATTGACAAATCAGAAATCCTCGGCTGCTTCCTTCTTAAGTTGGTTTGAAACCATTACACTATTGATGAGGAGATGGCTTACAAATTTCTAACAAATAACCAAGATCTTGATAAGATAAGCAGAGATAATCTAATCAGGGAAGAGAAATTAAGCCACTTTAAAGAACTAAAACATTACATACTAACAGCAACATGTGTGGAAAGTTTGTGTTTCATTAACTTAAAAACATCACGAATTAACTGTTTGATCATGATCAAATAGATAGAAACTCTCAAGTTCATTACTATACTTGCTACAAGAATTTTCAGATTTACACATAAATGACTCATTCATCAACAGAAGGAAAAGGATGCGCCAGCACATGTTTAGCAGTCCATCGAAGCTGGTGAACCCTGATGAAGCACTTGCTCAAGAAATCTCTCCCGTCTTCTGAAATATTGCTTGGAAATTCCGGCACTTCTGAACTGAAAGCAATGAGCTCTAAAAGATCATCTCTTGAAGCAAGTCCACGACCAAAACTGCCCCATGCAGATATCTCTGCGGTCATCATCTCCACAAACACACGCCCAAGTGCCCATGTATCAACAAGATATATCAACAACCTGTTCGTCACCAACCCCGGTGACATGTAACAAACCGTGCCTTTGCAAGAAAGCACTTATCTCCTCCTCACGCTGCAAATCCTTTGCCAGTCCAAAATCTGCAATCCCAGCCATGAAACAGCGTCTTTTCCAGCAACCAGCAAGGTGTTATCCGCCTGAATATCGCAGTGAACTAAACCACGACTGTGAATATGGTCAAGCCCTCGGAGAATGTCCTTCGTGTAACGCCCTATTTCATGCTCAGGCAGTCCCTTAGCAGACCTTTTAACATGATTTTATAAGTTTCCTCTGCTAAAGAACTCCAAGAACAAGTTGTAAGTCTTCTCCCCCGTCATCCTTCTCGGTTTCTTAATCGCCAGAACACTTGATCAAGTAATCACTTGatgtcaagaaaaaaaaaagaatgtctTTCTCAAGCTTGAGAGTCGATGTTTCAGCCAGCGGAGCTGTTTTGATGGTCATTATTGTAGGTAAGTTATCGTCTTCCACTTCTTTTGCAGATCTTGATGCAAAGGCACCAATGCCAACTAAAGCATATCTTGAACATCCCAAGCAAAACCATTGGCATCATCTTTTCTGATCACCATGTAACTTTCCTTTTCCCTTGTTACTTGCTAATCACGTATTACTTATATCGAGCAGGCAGCTGTCCTCCGTAATACTTAAGCTATCAAGGAAACATTCGtgacaaatattataattacgTCAAGAGAAATAGAATTACTGTGTGCAAACTGtaatttaggaaataaaatttgagtggTATTAtacaaaatgtcaaaaatgtaaaaatagcTCAAAATTAGGATGAATCTATAGTCGGGCGAATGTTAAaagacaaacaaaattaagtacAATTCGTTATAGGAGTTTCGTATTCCCTCTCGCTAAGTCAACTGGCAAATGTATTTGCTTTGTATTCTGATTATTGATTTTACCGTATCCTTTTTTCATGCTGTTTATCAAGTCCAAAGATACATAAATCTTAGATTAGAATTTATCTGTTGACTCCATTCTTGTCGCACAAACAGTAttcatactaaaaaaaaaaaaatattcatcattTGGCTCAGCAGTCATTGCATTAACTTGAAGTCGAAATATGCTTGATCCACATGGATGATACGTTACATTTTATGACCAAGTTAAACCACAACGACATATTATTAATGCAGTTTCGGTAACCACGTAGTCGGATAATCATGTGCATTTTTCTATTCGTTCAAATGGTAACTACTTCgtaagataaaaaaagatttaccACCAAATTATCCTTGTccccaataaaaaaataataagaagaaaaaaagagcatACAAATTATCACTGGTTTACGAGTTATCACAGATTTTATCAAAAGGTAAACAATGTAGATAAATTACGATATCACCTtgatataataaatagaatgaTTGTAAAACAGGAAATACTCTGCATAATTTGAAGTTTATGCTTCCTACCCATTCCATTAGATCAGAgtcaaaataattacaaactcAAGAAGCTGATGGAAGCAAAACCAGAATTGTTGTAATGGTGCTGGCAGATTGAGGTGGTGATGTACGCTTGATGGATAGGTTTTCTTCAACCATAAACACAGTGCAGATACAAGGTTAATTTGATAGGAAAATAATCCTTGGCTAGTCATTTACAAATACATACATAACATGCTTTCACATTAGCAACATTTCTGCTACTTGCATATCTGTCTAGGTAGAGATTTGTTGTAGAAGAATTAATTCACGTCTTGACGTTTTGTGAAAATTGGGGAAAGCTTCCTTTCCAATTCTACCAAGCtgaaaattaagcaaaattatcAGTTAGCACGCagagaaattagaaattttgtaCAATAGTGTGCACGCGAACAACAAAATCTGCAAAATTTGACTTACATCTCATATTTGCGGAGAGCTTCATTTCGTTTTGACACATAGAGGTCACTATCTTTGGGTATAAGGCTCAAAGGATTGCCTGGAATGtgtattaaaatagaaaattgtaGTGAGGAATGCAAACTGGACACAATTCTTGACCAAGTCACAAGAAATACCAATAACTAAGTCCAAGACCCACCAAATCAGAAACTCTAAGACAGCCacttaatctaaaatataGCTTGACCAAAAGATTGAGATAAAACATAGGTTAAAGATTCACTTCAGTTGGGAAACAAAAACCATCAAAATGATCAGAGTCATCCAATCTAACAAATACCAAATTGATGCAATCAGTAATTATATGACTTCAATTGACCTCTTGGCTTCCCAGAAGAGAATTTTCTCATGCAAAAAAGGCCAAAATGAGTTccggaagaaaaataacaccaaataaaatttagagcAGCAATGCACAGAAAGGCCTCTTTTGGACATCCAGAAAAGgtataattaactaataattcaCTTCTACAAGTCATTCTAAAAGAATGAGTTTGCTTTTCCTATTACGGCGTAAATTGAAATActaggaaaagaaaatcactctagtttttacattttttcaccacttaatttaattattgctTCATTTTGTGTCCAATCTAAAAGCATCAAACtcattaaatttcaattcaacATACAAGCATGCcctaacaaaaacaaaagaatctCAAATGACCATACTTGGAGGTGGAGGCGCTGGTTGTTTCGGCACAACATTCTTCTGCACTGTTAGAGAAGTTTCTTTGTTCAGAGGAGCGGCGGCGGCTTCATTGCTTATCTGCTTGAAGCCCTGTGCAGGCAAAAGCAGCATGCAgcattaactaaaaaataaaaataaacactaaagaaaacaaaacacgCGGCTGGAGAATAGCATTGTAATGACAacatataagaaataaataattatctccttcgaaataaaaatgatgtgAAAACCATACCTTCTTTTCCCTTCTTTTAAGTATCTTCAAATGACACTTCTTGATGTAATGCATCAAATGGTATCGCGAATGCCTAGAGCACAGCTGTTCTTTAACCTGCGGGTTGGCGTTTAACCAATCGGAAATATCTTTGGATTTGACGACTTCATCTTGATCCAAATTTTCTAACCAAGCATAAACCGGTATCCACTGATCAGTCCGTTGGAATCTCGCCGGCGTTTCGACCGAAGTCCCCTCTTTTTGCTTCGACACAAATACAAATTCAGGAAATTACGAAAATAGTGAGTAAAGAGAGTGAGAGGGAGTACGGTACCTCATTGGGGAGTTTCATGTAATGTTGGATGGATAGGAGGCGATCGATGAGTTCTGAACGAGGCATGGATTGGAGGTCTGCTGGCAAGGAGCTGTAGTTGGAGTCGATCCAGGCGTCGACTTGGCTCGAACTCACGGCTTTCGCTTCGGGAAACGCGCTGACCCATGCTCGAGCCATCGTCTCCCATTCTTGCGATTGGTCACGCTGCACCTGCACCTCCTTCTGctcattattattactattgttCTCGTTAGGGTTTTGATTGGTGACCGGTGGTGTCTGCTCTTCTAGGGTTTGCTCGGGTAAATTCGACATTGTTTTTGGTGCCCGCAAATTTTGTTCCTTGGCTGGCGCCTGGCAGAGCAGCCACTCTTTGCTCATTTGATTTTGCCGTGTTTCTAACTTACAGGAAATATAAGAGACGCCACCGTTTGGTCCGTCAGTTCGAGCAGCCTAAACGACGCCGTTTCGATTGctcaattattttcaacaaaagaCCTTACTTTAAAAGCTCGCCTTCCATGCCCAGAAgcaatcactttttttttctttttttaataaatttaggcACATTTTTCTTCGCCTTAAAACCATAAGAAGCGacattactttaaaaaaaaaaaatttattttctttagttcCCTCAATTCATgttttttcattcataattatgaatcaataaaaaaaattaaacttgaaggaaaaaaaataaaagtaaaggaaacagtaaagaGGCAGCCTCAAAACGGCAGCAGATTTTGAACAGGTTCACAAGATGTACAACACAGCGactatacaaataaatatttatcaattcaTATCCTTACATCTCTATATTGAACATAACagaataagataaataaagagaGACTGTAGTAGAgctatcaaaattttttgtcCTCCAGAGAACAAATTGAATGGTAGAAGCTGCAAAATTGTTTTTCCAGTACACCTACCTAGTCTTGTGAGCTTTGgccaattttttctttctcttcttcagAGCTTTAGGGACTTTATTCTTACGAGCTTCcctcttctcttctttaactttctttttattctcttttcttGCAGTTTTCTTGTCAGTAGGTACCTTTGTATAAGTTTCAGGCAAAGAATCCTTTTCTTCATCTGAATTTTCTTCACCTTCATCTGTTTCAGATTCTGATTCAGTCTCTGAGTAATTAGAATTGTCAGCTGGGTCAACAGATGACTCCTCTGCAGCATTTGCATCCAGTTGCAGCTCCTTTCTTGCCGGAGAAGGTTTGGACAGAGTCTCCTTTAGCCCGGTAATTGTCTTGTAGTACATGTCTCCAGTATCCTTGCCACTTGTTATTCGTATTACATCCTCCTCAGCATTTTTTACTTGGTCTAGGGTCTTCGGGATATATGACTGAGGAAACAGGggtagaaaaacaaattaaaatatatctagGAAATTCAACCTCCATTGTGAAACTTCTCTTGATATACGGACCAATGTGAACTAAAATGCATGAGTATCCAacctttttaaattacaagCCCCACTACCAAGCTTAAAAcacaattttatatatttaatgaatgcATCTGTACATTGTAAATTCCAAAAAATAGAGGGAGgaaaattctaatttcatCATTCAACTAACCTGCACGAATACAGAGTCTGCTATTTCATCTTCCGCGGACATATCTCCTCTTgccaaaattttttgttgaaccTGAAATAACATATAATAGGTTACAATGGAGATCCTCCATtcttaaagaaaatttgaagagGACGTAAGGTCACACAACCTCTTCCAAATAACTGTCCACAGAATCATCAGCAATAGTTGGATCAACTATGAAGTCAAATAGTTCCCGGATTGTCATAACCGCCACACCatgtttcttaaaaaaatcctgcaaagacaaaaaattcatattgttTGTCTAAAATCACCTCTCAAtgatcaagaaaaatattcaacCTTTTTGGTAAGAAGGGTGGGGAAGGGGGGAAGGGCATCGCAGGCAGATAAAGAAAACCCCTTACTGAAACATGAACACAATCTTCACGTAAGAAATCCAGGGCATGTGGATGGTCAAGATCAACAGCTTGAGAAACGTCAATGATGTACAAGTGACCCTGTCAAATaggaagaaatttaaaaattacaagttcCCTGTGGACAAATGCAATCAATAtgtatttcccagtgcatgcTAAAAGTTGTTAAAGGTGTCTGTAGTTCTTCACCACCATTCAAGGGTAAGCAAAGCCACATGCAAATGCAATtgaggttttatttttttttatgtttctgGAGACAAAAAACAGCATAAAAACCAAGAAAAGCACGCCAGAAATTAAAGTGTTACCTCAAAATAAAGTATGTTATATTCACTGAGGTCTCCATGCACAAGTTTGCACCTCTGATATAATGTCCGCATTGCAATTATCATCTGTCAAAAACATGCTAGAATGTTATAGCAACAGTACATACACATGTAGATACAAAGAAGCCCTTTTCATTAGCTTAAAATACGTAATGATTGAAGCATTTGCTGCTACCAAACAGACCATACCAAACTACTGCATTAAGCCATCAACTACGGAATTTCACATGACTTAATCAtctataaaagaaaactttatTTAAGCACCTTGGACTatgaatattatcatttaagtATCCAACATCAAAAGACAGAGAACTGGACATACCTCAACATAACCTTCACGTAACTTGTCCAAAGATAAAGCAGCATCCTTAAGACGAGGAGCAGCCCAGCCTGCCTTTCCTGCAACAccaaatattacaaataaagCTTCAATGAGAGAACATAAATATACAGTTTATAAAGATTAGACAATTTGGTCATAAAGGAAATTTGTAAGAATGTCATGaacttattaatttgtatgaGACATCAGTACATTTCTGCAGAAAGTACCAACATATGTAGTAAAATGTTGGTCATGTAGCAATTTGATGATGCATAAATTATGTACATACACACACTGAGTACCTATAAATTCCATAACCAGAACATGAAGTCTCAAAAGATATGGAGTTGGGCACCTAATTCCAGCTGCCTTCAGTCTGCAATTCACaaccaaaaatcaaataaatttgcaGCAATAGAATAattcaaaaagttttaaatcaaCAATAAAGGTCAGTGTTGCCACTTTAAGTTATGTGTCAGCATTACCTCATAAGATtcctcatttctttttcagccCAAGTTTTCACCATTTTCCTTGGATTGTGCTTGCAGTATCCATATCTGAAACGATAGTCACCTTGGACATACCGATCTCGGTCCCTGTCATTAttcagaaacaaaaacataaattgGAACGTTAAGCTATAGGACTAATGCAATCAGATAAATGCAACTCAGTAGCAATTTAGttttgcaaaagaaaactaTACACATGAAACTGTCATACTTAAAAACCAGAACTGAAGTCTTGTACACTTTGACAGCTAGTTCTTGACCATCAGATTTTGTTGCATGATAAACGTTGGcctgtaaataattaaaagaaataataataataacaataataataagcatcaaaataaataataataataagcatcAGTTATGGAAGACATGTTCATCAATCGTACAGACTTCATAATAGTTGTAATTGAAAGTGGTTGTAATTGAGAGAACAGAACCATTGACAGATGAACttcaaaaaatcattaaaatgcCTTCTATGATGGTAAAATCTCTTGCATTGAATACAAGAGGTTTGGGGTTCAAACCCCACTCATATGGGTAGGGAGCGATATGGGTTGTCGCTAagctaaataataatgataataaaattaaaaaaaaaataaaaaagaagtgtAGCACTACGTACTTCTTTTCCCGTAGAAATGCAGCCATTGATATCATGGAATACACC encodes:
- the LOC102612968 gene encoding uncharacterized protein LOC102612968, translated to MSKEWLLCQAPAKEQNLRAPKTMSNLPEQTLEEQTPPVTNQNPNENNSNNNEQKEVQVQRDQSQEWETMARAWVSAFPEAKAVSSSQVDAWIDSNYSSLPADLQSMPRSELIDRLLSIQHYMKLPNEQKEGTSVETPARFQRTDQWIPVYAWLENLDQDEVVKSKDISDWLNANPQVKEQLCSRHSRYHLMHYIKKCHLKILKRREKKGFKQISNEAAAAPLNKETSLTVQKNVVPKQPAPPPPSNPLSLIPKDSDLYVSKRNEALRKYEILVELERKLSPIFTKRQDVN
- the LOC102613270 gene encoding uncharacterized protein LOC102613270, whose product is MSVVEEKPLVEDKANNEEEAEEQIEEEEDDEELSWSSDSEIGEALDYLDSKDDDESVDGAFMLNSRRPNAHGGLHSRTNASTLQPLSNRNQKFTNHIRPSPLEEWEGRMNVGMSNSVTTAIRESVRDMAIGKTKTSEKADRATVEQAIDPRTRMVLFKMLNRGVFHDINGCISTGKEANVYHATKSDGQELAVKVYKTSVLVFKDRDRYVQGDYRFRYGYCKHNPRKMVKTWAEKEMRNLMRLKAAGIRCPTPYLLRLHVLVMEFIGKAGWAAPRLKDAALSLDKLREGYVEMIIAMRTLYQRCKLVHGDLSEYNILYFEGHLYIIDVSQAVDLDHPHALDFLREDCVHVSDFFKKHGVAVMTIRELFDFIVDPTIADDSVDSYLEEVQQKILARGDMSAEDEIADSVFVQSYIPKTLDQVKNAEEDVIRITSGKDTGDMYYKTITGLKETLSKPSPARKELQLDANAAEESSVDPADNSNYSETESESETDEGEENSDEEKDSLPETYTKVPTDKKTARKENKKKVKEEKREARKNKVPKALKKRKKKLAKAHKTR